The DNA sequence TGACACATTTTATTCTGACATGTCCATTTAAATCATGAGTAGATTCTGTCCTGCAGCCTGCAGGTTTTGTTCACTATACTACTGTTCTCAAGTATCGACAGGTTAAGCCTAAGGGAACTGCTCATATATTATTGAGGATACAGCCTCCAATTCTGAATGCAGATAAGAAAGGAGAGAAGATGCTGTGTACATTCATCGAATCCTTCTAAAATTAGCTCAACATAGGGGAAAAGAGTAATGCAAATACTGACATCAATCAAAAAATTTCAGCGATATAAATCATAAAGCATTGATAACTTTTAACTTTGTTGAATATGTACACTCACAGTCACAGAACATATGATAAAAGCCTGTTCAAGATCCATGTATACACGATGGCTAGCACAGCACCAACTGGAATTGTTACTGCCCAGGAAGTCACAATCTCTTTCACGGTTTCTGCTCTTACGCTGTTAAGTCCCCTAGCAAATCCCACCCCCATGACTGCACCAACCAGAGTGTGAGTTGCTGAGATAGGTAGTCCAAGATTCGATGCAAACATAACCACAGAGGCGGCTGCAAATTCAGCAGCAAAGCCTCTAGTTGGAGTTAGTTCTGTTATCTTATTCCCAATTGTGGCGATCACTCTATATCCCCACATCATAAGCCCTGCCACAATCCCAAATCCGCCCCATGCAATAACATCTATTGGAATAATAAGTTCACCTCCACTTGTACCGCCTTGTAGTATAGACAATGCCCCGGCTAATGGACCTATTGCATTAGCCACGTCGTTTCCACCATGAGCAAATGACATGAAACATGCTGATAGGACTTGCATGTATCCAAAGACTTTATAAACTATTTCTAGCTGAGTGCCTTTTGGACCTGCAACTTCAGCAAGTAAGCCAATGTTTTTCTGGTGAATGGTGTCCTCCTTTGGATCTGATTGTGCTGAAACCGACTTTACAAGTAGGTGACCAAGCTGTTTACGGATAATTCTGTCAAAGAGGAAAGCTCCAACAGTGCCCAGTGCTAAAGCTTGGACAATAGCTACAGAGAGTATTTTGCTTAGAGGAAAGGCTATAAAAGAGATTCCAGTAACACCGATGAAAACCCCAATTGGTGCTGCAGCAGCAGCTGCTTGTCCCGGATTTGGAGCACTGTAAACAAACTAGACATAGCTGAAATGGTTAGTTCAGATATCCTATTCAAACTAATTTAACATTCAGGGTACAGAGAATTATCAGATTCAGGATTGCATTGCCTTGTATTTGCTAGccctttagaattcttaaggTCTTTAGATTTTTTTGATACTATACTGGTGATTAAGTTTCTTTTTATTGCCATAAGCAGGCAACTAACTGTTATTGAGTATAAGGTGAGTCACGAATGAATTATCATATCATGAGTTCTCACTAAGATTTTTTGAACATAGAACAGAAACAAATCCCAATTCACACAATATCAGTAAACTAGACCTTTTAGCAGACCAGAGTACAAGTAGTTGTATAGATCAGTCTTTTTTTGCAAGAACATACCCTACGGATGCATTTGTAGACAAGAAATGATACTGCTGCTCCGGTCACAGGTGAGATGAGCCACGACGAAGTCACCCTTGCCAATGAACCCCAAAATACAGCATCACGTCCCCCATAGATAAGACCAAAGCCAACCATTGATCCTATTATACAGTGAGTGGTTGAGACAGGCAAACCATAATACGATGCAACCTGGAAATCAGAATTGACAGATACCATTAGTACATAATGACATTTAAACAAACACACAGAAAACCCCCCAAACATAGATAGTATCTTGTAATGTTGTTATGCAGAACAATTTCATCACAGTAATGGAGAATTAGTCAATATTAAGTCGGCATAGGTATAATTGAGTTTCTTGTAGCAGCTACTACATTGGTAATCTTAGTTGATCCATTAAAGAGATTAACAAACATGGTTAGAACTATATACATGTAAGAGCTTGACAGTTAAGGCCTAGGGAAAATAGCAAGATACATTGAAACAGAGTTTATTATTTTGAGAATAGATTATAGTATCTCAGCTCTTCAGTTTACTTAAATGACACAATAAAAAATGCTCTCATCAATCCTATGATATTAGGCTCTATACCAATTTTACAgaatcaaaaacctaatatcTTACTCATAGTAAAAACACGAAGATAATTGAATCGACAATGCACCTGTAGCCAAGTACCAGCAgcagccaaagaagaaagtaaaCCAGCCAAAAGCAAAGTATCCTTTCCTTGAAAAACATCAGCAACAAGAATTCCCTTCTGTATTGTACCAGTTACATGTTTTCCCATCAAAAGGGCCCCCGAAAACTCCAGAACTGCAGCAGTTACCACTGCCTGCCTTAGAGTCAAAGCCCCTGAACCCACAGAAGTCCCCATGGCATTAGCCACATCATTGGCTCCAATATTCCAAGCCATATAAAATCCAAACAACAAAGTCCCATACGACAAAAGCTTCGTCTTCAAACTCATCCCCTGCCCTAAAGAGTTCATAAAATATGGGAAGCAAAGAGCTGCCAGAGCTATGCATATCGAAATAGCAGTAGCTGTACTAGAAGGTATGTTAAAGGCCTGTGCCATCCCTTGCAATTCCTCTTGCTGTTTCTCATTTTCTTGATGTTCACTCAAAGCATGGATCTTTTCACTGTTTTCCTCCCCATCAGCTTCAGCAAAAGATGATAAAGAAGCAAAAGGCCGCGTAAGATCATAATTCTCTGCACTCAAAGTAGGGAAATAGAGTCTTGAAGACAATAACTTTTTATGATCTTTTTTCAGACTCAGAGAAAAGAACGGTGGTCTGTACTTGGACTGATCAAAATGAGAGCTGTGGATCAAGAAAGCTCTTGGCTTGACAGTGTTTCGAGTCGAAGAAAGGCAGTAAGAAGAAGTCATGACTATCCACAGCAGGATAAACTGATAACTTGAGTCTGAAAAATGGAATGTATGATTATTCTGATAGATTCTTGGCCATGGAACTTAGAGGAAGAATGTATCTTGGCTTTTTTCACATTGCTagattgttttttcaatttttttttggtagAAAGGAGAATATGGATTTGGATGCATGCTATCTAAATGAGTGGTGCATGTGTTGTTACTAAGCCACTTCATCCATATACCACAACTTTTAAGCTAAACTTCATATATCCAAAAgtataaacataaataaaaaatttatgtcTCAATTTAtccataaaaattttatttatttatccataaaaattttattttcaacatgTATATGGGATTTATAAATTGCCTTAAtgaaatcatattataaatctatactatattattaaaatcaaaatatgggATGGTTTTAATTGCCGAGTATTGCAgggtataataattaaattatattaattgattaattatattatatattaaaaatttgtagcGGTTAACTCATGTTTAACTTGTGGTcaatatattagttaaaatttaattgacTTATGACATACTATAAATTATATCgcttaattaaatatattatatactaaaaatctgtattatatatttaattcc is a window from the Daucus carota subsp. sativus chromosome 8, DH1 v3.0, whole genome shotgun sequence genome containing:
- the LOC108200078 gene encoding inorganic phosphate transporter 2-1, chloroplastic; the encoded protein is MTSSYCLSSTRNTVKPRAFLIHSSHFDQSKYRPPFFSLSLKKDHKKLLSSRLYFPTLSAENYDLTRPFASLSSFAEADGEENSEKIHALSEHQENEKQQEELQGMAQAFNIPSSTATAISICIALAALCFPYFMNSLGQGMSLKTKLLSYGTLLFGFYMAWNIGANDVANAMGTSVGSGALTLRQAVVTAAVLEFSGALLMGKHVTGTIQKGILVADVFQGKDTLLLAGLLSSLAAAGTWLQVASYYGLPVSTTHCIIGSMVGFGLIYGGRDAVFWGSLARVTSSWLISPVTGAAVSFLVYKCIRRFVYSAPNPGQAAAAAAPIGVFIGVTGISFIAFPLSKILSVAIVQALALGTVGAFLFDRIIRKQLGHLLVKSVSAQSDPKEDTIHQKNIGLLAEVAGPKGTQLEIVYKVFGYMQVLSACFMSFAHGGNDVANAIGPLAGALSILQGGTSGGELIIPIDVIAWGGFGIVAGLMMWGYRVIATIGNKITELTPTRGFAAEFAAASVVMFASNLGLPISATHTLVGAVMGVGFARGLNSVRAETVKEIVTSWAVTIPVGAVLAIVYTWILNRLLSYVL